In one Bryobacteraceae bacterium genomic region, the following are encoded:
- a CDS encoding molybdopterin-dependent oxidoreductase, giving the protein MNNSLDRRDFLGILSAAGFAGLAASTRDAWGLEAVKNPLATYPDRGWERAYRDLWKYDSIYTFTCAPNDTHNCILNAYVRNGVVVRIGPSMKYGEATDLLGNKASHRWDPRVCQKGLALTRRFYGDRRVMGCMIRKGFKEWHDAGFPRESSGLPPKKYFNRGRDEWQRITHDEGAKIAAEVLKNIAETYTGDEGKRRLEAQHYDPVTIEATEGAGVRTMKFRGGMPLLGITRVFGMYRLANSMALLDAKVRKVGPDKALGAKGFDNYSWHTDLPPGHPMVTGQQTIEFDLHAVEHCKTLVVWGMNWITTKMPDAHWLTEARLKGVKVVVIACEYSATATKGDDVIIVRPGTTPALALGLSNVILREKLYDAQYVNEWTDLPVLVRMDTLKYLRAQEVFGGKVAELKNTTVLKTGEVEPPPIRHTQQLVTEPMRMEWGDYVWWDRTANAPKPLTRDMVGKNSNVQNPLLDGSIEVTLANGKKVRCRPAFDLVREYAAHFDPKTTQEITWAPASAVENLARELAKSPGTTLFAVGMGPNQFFNSDNKDRDTILLAALTGNVGKLTGNIGSYAGNYRVALFNGAPQWINENPFDIELDPAKPARPKQYWKAESAHYYNHEDHPLRVGNKLLTGKTHIPTPTKSLWFANANSILGNVKWHFNTVVNVLPRIEMVAVNEWWWSSSCEWADIVFGVDAWFEMKHPDMTASVTNPFLVTFPRTPMKRVFNTIGDIEVQALVCEKMAALTGDKRFIDYWKFVREGRTDIHLQRILDFSTNTKGYRFSDLEAKAKQGIPAIMNSRTTPKAVGYDQVTDSKPWYTKSGRLEFYREEDEFIAAGENLPVHREPVDSTFYEPNVIIGPKHEAFRPDGPEKYGVKRDDLSCETRCGRNVVLTWEEAQKTKHPLMKDGFKFIFHTPKYRHGSHTTPIDTDMIAVLFGPFGDLYRHDKRSPFVTEGYVDINPDDAKELAIDDGDYVWIDPDPEDRPFRGWQKDKRNMEFARLLCRARYYPGTPRGVTRMWFNMYTATPGSVEGQKARADGLAKNPRTGYQAMFRSGSHQSATRGWLKPTWMTDSLVHKAMFGQGIRKGFEPDIHCPTGAPREAFVKISKAEPGGIDKKGLWRPAALGLRPKYESAAMKRYLAGAFVQQQKEKV; this is encoded by the coding sequence ATGAACAATAGCCTGGACCGCCGCGACTTTCTCGGCATTCTCAGTGCGGCTGGATTCGCCGGTCTGGCGGCCTCCACACGCGACGCCTGGGGCCTGGAGGCGGTCAAGAATCCTCTCGCCACCTACCCCGACCGCGGATGGGAGCGCGCCTACCGCGACCTCTGGAAGTACGACTCGATCTACACCTTCACCTGCGCCCCCAACGACACGCACAACTGCATCCTCAATGCCTATGTGCGCAACGGCGTCGTCGTCCGCATTGGCCCCTCGATGAAGTACGGCGAAGCCACTGACCTGCTCGGCAACAAGGCCAGCCACCGCTGGGACCCGCGCGTCTGCCAGAAAGGCCTCGCCCTCACACGCCGCTTCTATGGCGACCGCCGCGTCATGGGTTGCATGATCCGCAAGGGTTTCAAGGAGTGGCACGATGCCGGCTTCCCGCGAGAGAGCAGCGGCCTGCCGCCCAAGAAATATTTCAACCGCGGACGCGACGAGTGGCAACGCATCACCCACGACGAAGGCGCCAAGATTGCCGCCGAAGTGCTCAAGAACATCGCCGAGACCTATACCGGCGACGAAGGCAAGCGCCGCCTCGAGGCACAACACTACGACCCGGTGACCATCGAAGCCACCGAAGGCGCCGGCGTCCGCACCATGAAGTTCCGCGGCGGCATGCCGCTGCTCGGCATCACCCGCGTCTTCGGCATGTACCGCCTGGCCAACTCCATGGCCTTGCTCGATGCCAAGGTGCGCAAGGTCGGCCCGGACAAGGCGCTCGGCGCCAAAGGCTTCGACAATTACTCCTGGCACACCGACCTGCCGCCCGGCCACCCCATGGTGACAGGTCAGCAAACCATCGAGTTCGACCTCCACGCCGTTGAGCACTGCAAGACACTCGTCGTCTGGGGCATGAACTGGATCACGACGAAGATGCCCGACGCTCACTGGCTCACCGAAGCGCGGCTGAAAGGCGTCAAGGTCGTCGTCATCGCGTGTGAGTATTCCGCCACGGCCACCAAAGGCGACGACGTCATCATCGTCCGCCCCGGCACCACGCCCGCGCTGGCCCTTGGCCTCTCCAACGTCATCCTCCGCGAGAAACTCTACGACGCGCAGTACGTGAACGAGTGGACCGACCTGCCCGTGCTCGTCCGCATGGACACGCTGAAGTATCTGCGCGCCCAGGAGGTCTTCGGTGGCAAGGTCGCCGAACTGAAGAACACCACCGTGCTCAAAACGGGCGAGGTCGAGCCGCCGCCCATTCGCCACACCCAGCAACTCGTCACCGAGCCGATGCGCATGGAGTGGGGCGACTACGTCTGGTGGGACCGCACGGCCAATGCCCCCAAGCCGCTCACGCGCGACATGGTGGGCAAGAACTCCAACGTGCAAAACCCGCTGCTCGACGGGTCGATCGAGGTTACACTCGCCAACGGCAAGAAGGTGCGCTGCCGCCCCGCGTTTGATCTCGTGCGCGAGTACGCCGCCCACTTCGATCCCAAGACCACCCAGGAGATCACCTGGGCCCCCGCCTCCGCCGTGGAAAACCTTGCCCGTGAACTCGCCAAGAGCCCGGGCACCACGCTCTTTGCCGTCGGCATGGGACCCAACCAGTTCTTCAACAGCGATAACAAGGACCGCGACACCATCCTCCTTGCCGCCCTAACCGGCAACGTCGGCAAGCTCACCGGCAACATCGGCTCCTACGCCGGCAACTACCGCGTCGCCCTCTTCAACGGCGCGCCGCAATGGATCAACGAGAACCCCTTCGATATCGAACTCGACCCTGCCAAGCCCGCCCGCCCCAAGCAGTATTGGAAGGCCGAATCGGCGCACTATTACAACCACGAAGATCATCCGCTGCGCGTCGGCAACAAATTGCTCACGGGCAAGACGCACATCCCCACGCCAACCAAGTCGCTCTGGTTCGCCAACGCGAACTCCATTCTTGGCAACGTGAAGTGGCACTTCAACACTGTTGTCAATGTCCTGCCGCGCATCGAAATGGTGGCTGTGAACGAATGGTGGTGGAGCTCCTCCTGCGAGTGGGCCGACATCGTCTTCGGTGTCGATGCCTGGTTTGAGATGAAGCACCCCGATATGACGGCGTCGGTCACCAATCCCTTCCTGGTCACCTTCCCGCGCACGCCCATGAAACGCGTCTTCAACACGATCGGCGACATCGAGGTGCAGGCCCTCGTTTGCGAAAAGATGGCCGCCCTCACCGGCGACAAGCGCTTCATTGACTACTGGAAGTTTGTCCGCGAGGGGCGCACGGACATCCATTTGCAGCGAATCCTCGATTTCTCCACGAACACGAAGGGCTACCGGTTCTCTGACCTGGAGGCGAAAGCCAAACAGGGGATCCCCGCCATCATGAACAGCCGCACCACACCCAAGGCCGTCGGCTACGATCAGGTCACCGACTCAAAGCCCTGGTACACCAAGAGCGGCCGCCTCGAGTTCTATCGCGAGGAGGACGAGTTCATCGCCGCCGGAGAAAACCTGCCCGTTCACCGCGAGCCGGTCGACTCCACTTTCTATGAGCCCAACGTCATCATCGGGCCGAAGCATGAGGCCTTCCGCCCCGACGGTCCTGAGAAGTACGGCGTTAAGCGCGACGACCTGAGTTGCGAAACCCGCTGCGGACGCAACGTCGTCCTCACCTGGGAAGAAGCCCAGAAGACGAAGCACCCGCTCATGAAGGATGGCTTCAAATTCATCTTCCACACTCCGAAATACCGCCACGGCTCGCACACCACGCCCATCGACACCGATATGATTGCGGTCCTCTTCGGCCCCTTCGGCGACCTCTACCGCCACGACAAGCGCAGCCCCTTCGTCACCGAAGGCTACGTCGACATCAACCCCGACGACGCCAAGGAACTCGCTATTGACGACGGCGACTATGTCTGGATCGACCCCGATCCGGAAGACCGTCCCTTCCGCGGCTGGCAGAAGGACAAGCGCAACATGGAGTTCGCCCGTCTCCTCTGCCGCGCCCGCTACTACCCCGGCACGCCCCGCGGAGTCACCAGGATGTGGTTCAACATGTACACCGCCACGCCAGGCTCCGTCGAAGGCCAGAAGGCCCGCGCCGACGGACTCGCCAAAAACCCGCGCACCGGCTACCAGGCCATGTTCCGCTCCGGCTCACACCAGTCCGCCACGCGCGGCTGGCTGAAACCCACCTGGATGACCGACTCCCTCGTTCATAAGGCCATGTTCGGCCAGGGCATTCGCAAGGGGTTTGAACCCGACATTCACTGCCCAACGGGCGCGCCGCGGGAAGCCTTCGTGAAAATCTCCAAGGCAGAACCCGGCGGCATAGACAAGAAGGGACTGTGGCGTCCCGCCGCGCTCGGCCTGCGCCCCAAGTATGAATCCGCGGCGATGAAGCGCTACCTCGCCGGCGCCTTTGTTCAACAGCAGAAGGAGAAAGTCTGA
- a CDS encoding c-type cytochrome: MRKNKLLLLISSAAVLLLLVGAAAEENYLREWRRIQAQGRSDEGSISVQLRQVVNPGLGVADRCVSCHVSMGPGEQGVRGAAVFVAHKPVVHDPADYGCTVCHGGQGQATEKNDAHGDVHFWPEPMLDKSMSYAGCGTCHVALHVPEQAQLRAAELAFERLDCYSCHRVDGKGGTVRPDQGGMEGPNLSRTGLVPYDKEWHAKHTAKSAAASDGPWKNAFRAVSSDDLTLLDTFLATRVAAPQLVSAKSVFLSYGCLGCHKVSGVGGDDGPDLTRAGFKDPGQVSFEHVPGKGSMSNWMAEHFRSPASVVVGSQMPAAAVSENEIRQLTFFTLSLRRKELRDVYLPKDRIRAAKFGEREFSADGATLYGAFCAGCHGADGQGRRLSGLVSFPSIANPDFLAIAPDLLLTKTIELGRPGRRMPGWLKADALTADDVKAVIAHIRALSAATAETDSHPPRWVKGDAAEGKRLFSATCSGCHGSYGVGGEGPALNNKVLLESATDHYLVETIKRGRRGTAMSSFQDPSPVRPALTQGDIENLVAYLRSLQGGKS; the protein is encoded by the coding sequence ATGCGGAAAAACAAACTCCTGTTGCTGATATCGAGCGCCGCCGTGCTGCTGCTGTTGGTGGGGGCGGCGGCCGAGGAAAACTACCTGCGCGAGTGGCGCCGCATCCAGGCCCAAGGCCGCTCGGACGAAGGCAGTATCTCCGTCCAACTCCGCCAGGTGGTGAATCCTGGCCTCGGCGTGGCCGACCGCTGCGTCTCCTGCCACGTCTCCATGGGGCCAGGCGAACAAGGCGTTCGCGGCGCGGCCGTCTTCGTCGCCCACAAGCCCGTCGTTCACGACCCCGCCGACTATGGCTGCACCGTTTGCCACGGTGGCCAAGGCCAGGCAACAGAAAAGAACGACGCCCACGGAGACGTCCACTTCTGGCCCGAACCCATGCTCGATAAGAGTATGTCCTACGCCGGCTGCGGCACCTGCCACGTCGCGCTGCACGTTCCCGAACAGGCGCAGTTGCGCGCCGCCGAACTCGCCTTCGAGCGTCTCGACTGCTACTCCTGCCACCGCGTCGACGGCAAGGGCGGCACCGTCCGCCCCGACCAGGGAGGCATGGAAGGGCCAAACCTCTCCCGCACCGGTCTCGTCCCTTACGACAAGGAGTGGCACGCGAAGCACACGGCCAAGTCCGCCGCGGCTTCCGATGGCCCGTGGAAGAACGCGTTCCGCGCCGTAAGCAGCGATGATCTCACCCTGCTCGACACCTTCCTCGCCACGCGTGTCGCCGCTCCCCAACTCGTCTCCGCCAAAAGCGTCTTCCTCAGCTACGGCTGCCTCGGCTGCCACAAGGTGAGCGGCGTGGGCGGCGACGATGGGCCTGACCTCACACGCGCCGGCTTCAAGGACCCCGGCCAGGTCAGCTTTGAACACGTGCCCGGCAAGGGCAGCATGTCCAACTGGATGGCCGAGCACTTCCGCTCCCCCGCCTCCGTGGTTGTCGGCTCACAGATGCCCGCCGCCGCCGTTTCGGAAAACGAAATCCGCCAGCTCACCTTCTTCACGCTCTCACTGCGCCGCAAGGAACTGCGCGACGTCTACCTTCCCAAGGACCGCATCCGCGCCGCCAAGTTCGGCGAGCGTGAATTCTCGGCCGACGGCGCGACCCTGTATGGCGCCTTCTGCGCCGGTTGTCATGGCGCCGATGGCCAAGGCCGCCGCCTCTCAGGGCTGGTCTCGTTCCCCTCCATTGCCAACCCCGACTTCCTCGCCATCGCACCCGACCTTCTGCTCACGAAAACCATCGAGCTCGGCCGTCCCGGCCGCCGCATGCCCGGCTGGCTCAAAGCGGACGCCCTCACCGCGGACGATGTGAAAGCTGTCATCGCCCATATCCGCGCGCTCTCCGCGGCCACCGCCGAAACCGACTCGCACCCTCCACGTTGGGTCAAGGGCGACGCCGCCGAAGGCAAGCGCCTCTTCAGCGCCACCTGCTCCGGTTGCCACGGCTCCTACGGCGTAGGCGGCGAAGGGCCCGCGCTCAACAACAAGGTGCTGCTCGAATCGGCCACCGACCACTACCTGGTCGAAACGATCAAGCGCGGCCGCCGCGGCACCGCCATGAGTTCATTCCAAGATCCATCGCCGGTGCGCCCGGCCCTCACCCAAGGCGACATCGAAAACCTCGTCGCCTATCTTCGTTCCCTGCAGGGAGGCAAGTCATGA
- a CDS encoding cytochrome b N-terminal domain-containing protein has product MTPTTKDALREFSDNLKAVPRRVMETAFRTGPPTTDRTRSTFVFGNVFLHLHAVRTHRWSLKWTTTMGLGIMSVSAFLIALVTGVMLMFYYKPYPEAAYQSIKDIHFVVPTGRLIRNLHRWSANLMVIAVILHMARAFYTAAYRKPREYNWLMGIGLLVVTLGLSFTGYLLPWDQLAYWAITIGANIAQSPREITDALGITDYFDPGGFQRLLLLGSDMVGAEALIRFYLLHVMILPLALAALMGVHFWRIRKDGGMVRPSDADDQLFRQPHEEALPVFTEAPAKTYQLAAIVRGRTSNVGRGPENTVPSMPHLFYAELGVLMVTLLVCLALSLVSDAPLKELANPSVPENPAKAPWYFLGLQEMVAFSAFMGGIGIPSIVLIGLALIPYLDRETEGTGRWFGGPGGWPLVRLSIVLGLAAPILIESFVIRFGWLREWFPSVPQLVITALNPGTLLTAVYAFFSMWCIRRYGSTRAGALALFTCFLCGFLVLTIVGTYFRGPNWVFYWSPSEWPKH; this is encoded by the coding sequence ATGACTCCCACCACAAAGGACGCGCTCCGCGAATTCAGCGACAACCTCAAGGCTGTCCCCCGCCGCGTGATGGAAACCGCCTTCCGCACAGGGCCGCCCACAACTGACCGCACGCGCTCCACCTTCGTCTTCGGAAACGTCTTCCTCCACCTGCACGCCGTCCGCACCCACCGCTGGAGCCTCAAGTGGACCACCACCATGGGCCTCGGCATCATGAGCGTCTCGGCCTTCCTCATCGCGCTCGTCACCGGCGTGATGCTCATGTTCTATTACAAGCCCTATCCCGAGGCCGCCTACCAGTCGATCAAGGACATCCACTTCGTGGTCCCCACCGGACGCCTCATCCGCAACCTCCACCGCTGGTCGGCCAACCTCATGGTCATCGCCGTCATTCTGCACATGGCGCGCGCCTTCTACACCGCCGCCTACCGCAAGCCGCGTGAATACAACTGGCTGATGGGTATCGGACTGCTCGTGGTGACGCTCGGCCTGTCCTTCACTGGCTATCTGCTGCCATGGGATCAGCTCGCCTACTGGGCCATCACCATCGGCGCCAACATCGCCCAATCGCCGCGCGAGATCACCGACGCGCTTGGCATCACCGACTACTTCGACCCAGGCGGCTTTCAGCGGCTGCTTCTGCTCGGCTCAGACATGGTTGGCGCCGAGGCGCTCATCCGTTTCTACCTGCTTCACGTCATGATTCTGCCGCTCGCCCTGGCCGCGCTCATGGGCGTCCACTTCTGGCGCATCCGCAAGGACGGCGGCATGGTCCGTCCCTCTGATGCCGATGACCAACTTTTCCGCCAACCGCACGAAGAGGCGCTACCCGTTTTCACAGAGGCTCCGGCCAAGACCTACCAACTTGCCGCCATTGTGCGGGGCCGTACCTCCAATGTCGGGCGCGGACCGGAAAACACCGTCCCCTCCATGCCGCACCTCTTCTACGCCGAACTCGGCGTGCTCATGGTGACGCTCTTGGTGTGCCTTGCGCTTTCGCTCGTCTCCGACGCCCCGCTCAAGGAACTGGCCAACCCGAGCGTTCCGGAAAACCCCGCCAAAGCCCCGTGGTACTTCCTCGGCCTTCAGGAGATGGTCGCCTTCAGCGCCTTCATGGGCGGCATCGGCATCCCCTCCATCGTCCTCATCGGACTCGCTCTCATCCCCTACCTCGATCGCGAAACCGAAGGCACAGGGCGCTGGTTTGGCGGTCCCGGCGGTTGGCCGCTGGTGCGGCTTTCCATCGTGCTTGGCCTTGCCGCACCCATTCTCATCGAATCGTTCGTCATCCGCTTCGGCTGGCTGCGTGAGTGGTTCCCTTCGGTGCCGCAACTGGTGATCACCGCCCTCAATCCAGGCACTCTGCTCACCGCGGTCTACGCGTTTTTCTCGATGTGGTGCATCCGCCGCTACGGCTCCACACGCGCCGGGGCGCTCGCGCTGTTCACCTGCTTTCTCTGCGGATTCCTTGTGCTGACCATCGTCGGCACCTACTTCCGCGGTCCCAACTGGGTCTTCTACTGGTCGCCGAGCGAGTGGCCCAAGCATTGA
- a CDS encoding Rieske 2Fe-2S domain-containing protein — translation MTTQAKAPRSRLDPEPLPRRDWLGLSSLWAMTGALLFGLLGLLKLPKAAVLASPSKKFKVSLPDVLPVGEAFVPPGRAVAIYKDTGGIYAVSTICTHLGCVVKANAEGFECPCHGSRFSANGDVTKGPAPRALPWLKVSIIGGAVTVDEGVVVPQGTKVA, via the coding sequence ATGACCACGCAAGCGAAAGCCCCCCGTTCCCGGCTTGATCCCGAACCCTTGCCGCGCAGGGATTGGCTTGGCCTGAGCTCACTTTGGGCCATGACCGGCGCGCTGTTGTTCGGGCTATTGGGCTTGCTGAAGTTGCCCAAAGCCGCCGTCCTCGCCTCGCCCTCAAAGAAGTTCAAGGTCAGTTTGCCCGACGTACTGCCGGTGGGTGAGGCCTTCGTTCCGCCCGGCCGCGCCGTGGCCATCTACAAAGATACGGGCGGCATCTACGCCGTCTCCACCATCTGCACCCATCTAGGTTGTGTCGTGAAAGCGAACGCAGAGGGCTTTGAATGCCCCTGCCATGGCTCGCGTTTCTCTGCCAACGGCGATGTCACGAAAGGCCCCGCGCCGCGTGCTCTACCTTGGCTCAAGGTCAGCATCATCGGCGGCGCCGTCACCGTTGATGAGGGAGTCGTCGTGCCGCAAGGAACAAAGGTGGCGTAA
- a CDS encoding FAD-dependent oxidoreductase: MIPLRVDVPGETYHQELISCQVACPVHTDARGYVRAIAEGRFEDAYLIARGPNPFASICGRVCGAPCEAACRRGKVPRVDDDGAFVGPDRPIAIRALKRFVCELHGPEAQSPQSVLRSVENYAPAAAANAEEMAALLRASLDGRLEPGKGEPVAIIGAGPAGLSAAHDLALLGFKPVVFEIESVPAGMLAIGIPAYRLPRAVIENEVDVIRALGVDIRCGVAVGRDIPFSQLRREFAAVILAVGAKSSRSLGLPGEHGPGVFGGVDLLRSVSLGEPVQVGHEVVVVGGGNVAYDVARSVLRQIAYDTARTAARLAGTSRVTLVSLESLEEMPADTVEIVEGDEEGVERLNGWGPVAIERNESGAVTGVRFRRCLRVYDENRKFSPLYDDNQQKVVPCDSVMLAVGQAPSLGFLDDGGGDVEQFRPGWPKVDAATLATTAPGVFVAGDLAHGTRLLIDAVASGKAAARSVYQYLTQRTLTKHAVTSHLTLDRYRRERGYESLRRTPVPLASPEERLHHPDALVETGYTFDLAMREASRCLDCGVTPVFDSARCVLCGGCADVCPTLCLKLTPLSELAQTEELRAAIAEVLGPDADLEAHSAILKDEDRCIRCAACAMRCPADAITMERVSYTTTWSTQ, encoded by the coding sequence GTGATCCCACTGCGCGTCGATGTGCCGGGCGAGACCTACCATCAAGAGCTCATCTCTTGTCAGGTTGCCTGCCCGGTTCACACCGACGCGCGCGGCTATGTCCGCGCCATCGCCGAGGGGCGGTTTGAAGATGCCTACCTGATTGCTCGCGGGCCGAACCCGTTTGCCTCCATCTGTGGCCGCGTCTGCGGCGCTCCCTGCGAAGCCGCCTGCCGCCGCGGGAAGGTGCCGCGCGTGGATGACGACGGCGCATTCGTCGGACCCGACCGGCCCATCGCCATTCGCGCCCTGAAGCGTTTCGTCTGTGAACTGCACGGTCCCGAAGCCCAGAGTCCCCAAAGCGTCCTGCGCAGCGTGGAAAACTACGCTCCAGCAGCCGCCGCCAATGCCGAGGAAATGGCCGCGCTTCTGCGCGCCAGTCTCGACGGCCGCCTCGAACCCGGCAAGGGCGAACCGGTGGCCATCATCGGCGCCGGTCCGGCCGGCTTGTCCGCCGCCCATGACCTTGCCTTGCTTGGTTTCAAGCCTGTCGTCTTCGAGATCGAATCGGTGCCGGCGGGCATGCTGGCGATTGGCATCCCGGCTTACCGCCTGCCACGCGCGGTCATTGAGAATGAAGTCGACGTCATCCGCGCACTTGGTGTCGACATCCGCTGCGGCGTAGCCGTGGGCCGCGATATTCCCTTCTCCCAACTCCGGCGTGAATTTGCGGCCGTCATCCTCGCTGTCGGCGCCAAATCCTCACGCAGTCTTGGCCTGCCCGGCGAACACGGTCCTGGCGTCTTCGGCGGCGTCGACCTGTTGCGCTCGGTTTCCCTTGGCGAGCCGGTCCAGGTGGGTCACGAGGTCGTTGTCGTCGGCGGGGGCAACGTGGCCTATGACGTCGCGCGCAGTGTGCTCCGCCAGATCGCCTACGATACGGCCCGCACGGCGGCGCGCCTGGCCGGAACCTCGCGGGTCACTCTCGTTTCCTTGGAAAGTCTCGAAGAGATGCCCGCCGACACCGTCGAAATCGTGGAAGGCGACGAAGAGGGCGTTGAACGCCTCAACGGTTGGGGGCCCGTCGCCATTGAGCGCAACGAATCCGGCGCCGTCACGGGCGTGCGCTTCCGCCGCTGTCTGCGCGTCTATGACGAAAACAGAAAATTCTCTCCTCTCTACGACGACAACCAGCAAAAGGTCGTCCCCTGCGATTCCGTCATGCTCGCCGTCGGTCAGGCCCCCTCGCTTGGCTTCCTCGACGATGGGGGCGGCGATGTCGAGCAGTTCCGCCCCGGCTGGCCGAAGGTAGATGCCGCCACGCTGGCCACCACCGCCCCCGGCGTCTTCGTCGCGGGAGACCTCGCGCACGGAACGCGCCTTCTCATCGATGCTGTCGCCTCCGGCAAAGCCGCCGCGCGCTCGGTCTACCAATACCTCACCCAGCGCACACTTACCAAGCACGCCGTCACCTCGCACCTCACCCTCGACCGCTATCGCCGTGAACGCGGCTATGAATCGTTGCGCCGCACGCCTGTCCCGCTGGCCTCACCCGAAGAACGGCTGCATCACCCCGACGCCCTCGTCGAAACGGGCTACACCTTCGACTTGGCCATGCGCGAAGCCTCGCGGTGCCTCGATTGCGGCGTCACACCCGTCTTTGATTCCGCCCGCTGCGTCCTCTGCGGCGGCTGCGCCGACGTCTGCCCGACGCTCTGCCTGAAGCTAACCCCCTTGAGCGAACTCGCCCAAACCGAAGAACTGCGCGCCGCCATTGCCGAAGTCCTCGGTCCAGATGCCGACCTCGAAGCGCACTCCGCCATCCTCAAGGACGAAGACCGCTGCATTCGTTGCGCCGCCTGCGCCATGCGCTGCCCGGCTGATGCCATCACGATGGAGCGCGTCTCCTACACCACCACTTGGAGCACTCAATGA
- a CDS encoding Rrf2 family transcriptional regulator, translated as MIAKTSHSALRTLLLLAQQDPTVCWSPRRLADMLGESPTYLAKVVRHLVKSDILEAQKGVKGGVRLAKAPAQITLLDVVEACQGTIVGDFCRSSRPDPTVCNFHRAALELHQAITTVLARWTLEQLLEQPHAGPPSEDGFACLMARGPYASPAQNRAPSPFTQLGGIL; from the coding sequence ATGATCGCTAAAACCTCACACTCCGCACTTCGCACTCTGCTCCTGCTTGCTCAACAAGATCCAACCGTCTGCTGGTCCCCTCGTCGGCTCGCTGACATGCTCGGCGAATCACCCACATATCTCGCAAAGGTCGTCCGTCACCTGGTCAAGAGCGACATCCTGGAGGCCCAGAAGGGCGTGAAAGGCGGCGTCAGGCTGGCGAAAGCCCCGGCGCAGATCACCCTGCTCGATGTTGTGGAAGCCTGCCAAGGAACCATCGTCGGAGACTTCTGCCGCTCCTCCAGGCCTGACCCTACGGTCTGCAACTTCCACCGCGCCGCCCTGGAACTTCATCAGGCCATCACCACCGTCCTGGCGCGCTGGACGCTGGAGCAACTTCTCGAACAGCCCCACGCCGGGCCTCCCTCGGAAGACGGGTTCGCCTGCCTCATGGCGCGTGGCCCCTACGCCTCGCCCGCCCAAAACCGCGCACCATCGCCCTTCACGCAATTGGGAGGCATCTTGTGA
- a CDS encoding IS630 family transposase encodes MRVAPSVELTDEQRQTLGQWARGRSLPARQVERARIVLMAANGELDVAIAAKLGITNQKAARWRARFLALGVAGLEKDAPRPGRTPSIPASLVKAVIQRTTQERPSHATHWSTRMMAAEVGISEAGVRRIWKAHGLKPHLVEAFKVSNDPEFTEKLEAIVGLYLNPPEHALVLCCDEKSQIQALDRTQPGLPLKRGRGETMTHDYKRNGTATLFAALNAATGKVISRCQECHRHQEWLKFLRLLDEATPAGKELHIIADNYATHKHAKVQRWLAKRPRFHMHFTPTSASWLNMVERLFRDLTEHRLRRGVFRDVEELITAIDSYVDQHNDQPKPFIWTAKATDILEKVKRARTALDNAQSV; translated from the coding sequence ATGCGCGTGGCCCCTTCAGTTGAATTGACCGATGAGCAGCGCCAGACCCTGGGGCAGTGGGCACGTGGCCGTTCGCTTCCCGCCCGGCAAGTGGAGCGGGCGCGAATCGTCTTGATGGCAGCCAACGGTGAACTGGATGTTGCCATTGCGGCCAAGCTTGGCATCACAAACCAGAAGGCCGCCCGCTGGCGCGCCCGCTTCCTGGCGCTTGGCGTGGCTGGGTTAGAGAAGGATGCGCCGCGCCCTGGACGCACACCAAGCATCCCGGCCTCCCTAGTGAAAGCGGTGATTCAGCGGACAACGCAAGAGCGTCCCTCCCATGCAACGCACTGGTCCACGCGAATGATGGCGGCCGAAGTGGGCATCAGCGAAGCCGGCGTGCGGCGCATTTGGAAGGCCCATGGTCTGAAGCCCCATCTGGTGGAGGCCTTCAAGGTCAGCAACGATCCGGAGTTCACCGAGAAGTTGGAAGCCATCGTCGGGTTGTACCTCAACCCGCCCGAACACGCGCTGGTGCTGTGCTGCGACGAGAAGAGCCAGATCCAGGCGCTGGACCGGACGCAACCGGGGTTGCCGCTGAAGCGTGGCCGCGGCGAAACCATGACGCACGACTACAAGCGCAACGGAACGGCGACGTTGTTCGCCGCCCTGAACGCCGCCACCGGCAAGGTAATCAGCCGGTGCCAGGAATGCCACCGCCACCAGGAGTGGTTGAAGTTCCTGCGGCTACTGGACGAGGCCACGCCCGCCGGCAAGGAACTTCACATCATTGCCGACAACTACGCCACGCACAAACACGCCAAGGTGCAGCGCTGGCTGGCGAAGCGTCCGCGATTCCACATGCACTTTACTCCCACCAGCGCTTCGTGGCTGAACATGGTCGAGCGCTTGTTCCGCGATCTGACCGAACATCGACTCCGGCGCGGCGTTTTTCGCGATGTCGAGGAGCTGATCACGGCCATCGACTCCTACGTCGACCAACATAACGACCAGCCGAAGCCCTTCATCTGGACCGCAAAAGCCACGGATATCTTGGAAAAGGTCAAACGCGCCCGCACCGCACTCGATAATGCTCAGTCCGTGTGA